From the genome of Pelobates fuscus isolate aPelFus1 chromosome 6, aPelFus1.pri, whole genome shotgun sequence, one region includes:
- the LOC134615214 gene encoding tachylectin-2-like: MDTPDTLLFAVKDYVARAGLPPKNLLDNFDARSTIVGKLNNVSKIAFNPEGMLFAVRGTELFMGAMPSDPNLDWFSTAKRVGKTDWDGFKFMFFDPNGLLYAATKKGEFYKGPAPSNENVSWLYGQATKIGTGIWNEFDALFFDPKGILYAVTSDDKLMMRSPPTKPDDNWLDSSKTIGKGGWRILTHFMAFTLESDLWCVDSKNGNIYKGPTPTVADTNYIEKAQKLGWGYNVYPLLSFTIDKTIQSIVSFEFLPDSGKILSQGTEVVQTQIYNNKSSTPLKHTFSFSKTVTESSSFSQQHGFTVAVGSEMSFKAGVPFIGETETKISINVSTTHTWNFTTTNTTQTTFSSSTDVEVPGGHSIRMVASVTKAEMDVPFNAKIRTLFGYETTIQGMWKGVTHYNLMVTQEDYKP; this comes from the exons ATGGATACACCAG ACACCCTCCTGTTTGCTGTGAAGGATTATGTTGCCAGAGCTGGATTACCACCCAAGAATCTTCTGGATAACTTTGATGCCAGATCTACCATTGTAGGGAAGCTGAATAATGTCAGTAAGATTGCCTTTAACCCAGAAGGGATGCTGTTTGCTGTGCGTGGTACAGAGCTTTTCATGGGAGCTATGCCTTCAGATCCAAACCTGGACTGGTTCTCAACTGCCAAGAGAGTGGGCAAAACCGACTGGGATGGGTTTAAATTCATGTTCTTTGATCCAAATGGCCTTCTGTATGCAGCTACCAAGAAAGGGGAGTTCTACAAGGGTCCAGCACCAAGCAATGAAAATGTGTCCTGGCTTTATGGCCAAGCCACCAAAATAGGAACCGGCATCTGGAATGAATTTGATGCCCTCTTCTTTGACCCTAAAGGCATCCTGTATGCAGTGACAAGTGACGACAAGCTCATGATGAGAAGCCCCCCAACCAAACCAGACGATAACTGGCTTGATTCCAGCAAAACCATTGGAAAAGGAGGCTGGCGCATCCTGACCCATTTCATGGCTTTCACCCTAGAGTCAGACCTGTGGTGTGTGGATTCAAAGAATGGCAACATCTATAAAGGACCAACCCCGACCGTTGCTGATACCAACTATATTGAAAAGGCACAGAAACTGGGCTGGGGTTACAATGTCTACCCCCTCCTTTCTTTCACCATTGATAAAACCATCCAGAGTATTGTGAGCTTTGAATTCCTTCCAGATTCAGGGAAAATCCTATCCCAAGGTACAGAGGTGGTGCAGACCCAGATCTATAACAACAAGAGCAGCACTCCATTAAAGCACACCTTCTC CTTCTCCAAAACTGTAACTGAGAGCAGCAGCTTCAGCCAGCAACATGGATTCACAGTGGCTGTTGGATCTGAGATGTCCTTTAAAGCTGGAGTCCCATTCATAGGGGAAACTGAGACCAAGATTTCCATCAATGTGAGCACAACTCATACCTGGAATTTCACCACAACCAACACAACACAG ACAACCTTCTCATCCAGCACAGATGTGGAGGTTCCAGGTGGACATTCAATACGTATGGTGGCATCAGTGACCAAGGCAGAAATGGATGTACCGTTCAATGCCAAGATCCGCACTTTGTTTGGATATGAGACCACCATCCAGGGAATGTGGAAAGGGGTCACTCACTATAACCTGATGGTCACCCAGGAAGACTACAAACCATGA